Proteins encoded by one window of Blautia luti:
- a CDS encoding HelD family protein, with product MTDKKNGREYLNYVLEKLKERIAEISLSLVEGQKEVEGMHEYYWENYTEMDQYGYENYDNQQALFRQISANEEQLILKQRFRRMVNSPFFGRVDFIYEGEEEPEIFYIGIGNFAEKAGHIPLVYDWRAPVSGLFYDYDKGPASYEAPVGEIHGEVASKWQYKIRNGKMVYEFESDVKIDDEILKAELGSNGEVQLKNIIRTIQKEQNAIIRNTKDRIMVIQGAAGSGKTSVALHRIAYLLYHDRQNLKSSNILILSPNGVFSDYISHILPELGEENIKEMSFDLFAYKQLRDTVSDCEDRYDEIERRIRFPQKASLAEEKQSMEFINLMERYIAELEDRLMNFKDVEYKGFVKTESEIIELFYFKFQDFPLLSRMDAVADYFIDEVETLRDRDLADDEKDLIREKFMKLYVTRDFYVIYSQFLKENGYKGLPRVSYEKRKLKYEDVYPVLYLKYRLQSQQGRSNIKHLVVDEMQDYSRLQYEIIQRIFSCRMTILGDRAQTMDDKQQDVLTFLPKIFGRDIHKIIMNKSYRNTIEIASYANKLAGIKDMELFERHGAPVEEKIFADVEKAAQEIAEVLKLGEEEYETAAVVLRTEKEAEKMWLILKELLGEKGFDVKECLSYLDRNSTNFKKGLTVTTFYLAKGLEFDQVFATFPQEDQSPLTRQARYIAATRALHELHMYEIQK from the coding sequence ATGACAGATAAGAAAAACGGCAGAGAATATCTCAATTATGTATTGGAAAAATTAAAAGAACGCATCGCAGAAATCAGTCTTTCTCTGGTAGAAGGCCAGAAAGAAGTCGAGGGAATGCATGAGTATTACTGGGAAAACTATACAGAGATGGATCAGTATGGTTATGAGAATTATGATAACCAGCAGGCATTATTCCGTCAGATTTCTGCAAATGAAGAACAGCTGATCCTGAAGCAGAGATTTCGCAGAATGGTAAACTCTCCGTTCTTTGGAAGAGTAGACTTCATTTATGAGGGCGAAGAGGAGCCTGAGATTTTTTATATTGGAATTGGAAACTTTGCAGAGAAAGCCGGACACATTCCGCTGGTATATGACTGGCGTGCTCCGGTAAGTGGTTTGTTCTATGATTATGATAAAGGACCGGCTTCCTATGAAGCACCGGTGGGTGAGATTCACGGCGAAGTTGCTTCCAAATGGCAGTACAAGATCCGCAATGGAAAAATGGTCTATGAATTTGAGAGTGATGTAAAGATTGATGACGAAATCCTGAAAGCAGAGCTTGGCAGCAATGGAGAAGTTCAGCTTAAGAACATCATCCGCACCATCCAGAAAGAGCAGAATGCGATCATCCGAAATACCAAAGACAGGATCATGGTGATTCAGGGTGCAGCAGGAAGCGGAAAGACTTCCGTAGCACTTCACAGAATCGCTTATCTTCTTTACCATGACAGACAGAATTTGAAATCTTCAAATATTCTGATCCTGTCACCAAACGGCGTATTTTCCGATTATATTTCCCATATTCTGCCGGAGCTGGGAGAAGAAAATATCAAGGAAATGAGTTTCGATCTTTTTGCCTATAAGCAGCTTCGAGATACTGTTTCTGACTGCGAGGACCGTTATGATGAGATTGAACGCAGAATTCGTTTTCCGCAAAAAGCTTCTCTTGCAGAGGAGAAGCAGTCCATGGAATTTATTAATCTTATGGAACGCTATATTGCGGAACTGGAAGACCGCCTGATGAATTTCAAAGATGTGGAATATAAGGGATTTGTGAAGACAGAATCTGAGATTATTGAACTGTTCTATTTCAAATTTCAGGATTTCCCGCTGCTATCCAGAATGGATGCGGTTGCGGATTATTTCATTGATGAGGTAGAGACTCTGCGAGACCGTGATCTGGCAGATGATGAGAAAGATCTGATCCGTGAGAAATTCATGAAGCTGTATGTGACCAGAGATTTCTACGTGATCTACAGCCAGTTCCTGAAAGAGAACGGATACAAAGGACTTCCACGTGTTTCTTATGAGAAAAGAAAGCTGAAATATGAGGATGTTTATCCTGTCCTTTATCTGAAATATCGTCTCCAGAGCCAGCAGGGAAGAAGCAATATCAAGCATCTGGTAGTGGATGAGATGCAGGATTATTCCAGACTTCAGTATGAGATCATTCAGAGGATTTTTTCCTGTCGAATGACAATCCTGGGTGACCGGGCACAGACGATGGATGATAAACAGCAGGATGTGCTGACGTTTCTGCCGAAGATTTTCGGACGGGATATTCATAAGATCATTATGAACAAGAGTTACCGCAATACCATAGAGATTGCATCTTATGCAAACAAACTTGCAGGGATTAAAGATATGGAACTCTTTGAACGCCATGGAGCACCGGTGGAAGAGAAAATATTTGCGGATGTAGAGAAAGCGGCACAGGAGATTGCAGAGGTGCTGAAACTTGGGGAAGAGGAATATGAGACTGCTGCAGTTGTTCTTCGTACAGAGAAAGAAGCAGAGAAAATGTGGCTTATTCTGAAAGAACTTCTTGGAGAGAAAGGCTTTGATGTAAAAGAATGCCTGTCTTATTTGGACAGAAACAGCACAAACTTTAAGAAAGGTCTGACAGTTACTACATTCTATCTGGCAAAAGGTCTGGAATTTGACCAGGTATTTGCAACATTTCCGCAGGAAGACCAGAGTCCGCTGACACGGCAGGCCAGATATATTGCGGCAACCAGAGCGCTTCATGAACTGCACATGTATGAAATACAAAAATAA
- the addB gene encoding helicase-exonuclease AddAB subunit AddB — protein sequence MSLQFIIGNSGAGKSYYAYKRIIEDSLKHPEKNYYVIVPEQFTMQTQKALVEMHPGKGILNIDILSFERLAYRVFEETGGDNRKVLEDTGKSMVLQKMVQQHRKELDYLGSQMNKPGYLDEVKSLVSEFMQYDIKEDDLEEMKEKAKDQALLEMKLKDVGVLYQSFKEFLKGHYMTGEEVMDVLIKQLPFSKKLKGAELLFDGFTGFTPIQVNVIRELLVIADRVCVTVTMDEREDAFTPGKPHQLFFMSKQMIRTLAGLTKNLDDPVYLKSSGKSRFSQAPAMQFLEKNIFRYRKGTYEKEQQEIQIFAAASPLEEMREAARRMAQLVRTCGYRYGEIAVITGNLEEYARLASQVFEEADIPYFIDEKHSVLMNPFVEYLRAAMEMAVQGFPYESVFRYLRCGMSEVTREQADKLENYVLALGIRGYRKWSEKWVRVYRGMEADQIQELNEIREVFAEEVKGLADGFCAGKKTVEEYCRILYEFILKSNVWQKLKKQEQNFKDTGDKAMEKEYNQIYGIVMDLLDKMVEILGNETVSRQEFRQLLETGLSQAKVALIPPSIDQVMVGDMERSRLKDIKVLFFVGVNEGNIPKSTQTGGILSELDRDFFKEQGVELAPGPKELMNMQRFYLYLNMTKPREQLILSFSDTNAKGEGISPAYLIGSIRGLYPKLEIERAGESGAARSSVSGAGMKNETGSGNGEYCYPENPEAGISLFLEKLAGETGKDHEILDQTDAMFGELYSWYLRDPKYHDKVQKLVQSAFAGKPKDIISQSVAKALYGEISPYSATRLERFAACAFAHFLQYGMKLTERVEYEFKAMDMGNVMHEALESFAEEVRKRGLKWTELTEQERNEIADECLNNIVADYGNTVLKSSARNEYMIERTRRILRRTVWALQKQLEQGEFQPEGFEVTFGGGRIDRVDIMEDQNKIYVKVIDYKTGNTSFDLVYLYHGLQLQLMIYLDGALKVEQKKYPDKEIVPAGVFYYNIKDPMIQEKIDADVEAVSAGLMKELKMNGLVQADAELVRRMDNSLGSIPVAFNKDGSFRKNSSVADRAQFTVLGRYVRTKIEKIRSSILEGEARVSPYELGKKNACTYCPYMTVCGFDRKLSGYEFRRLKNFSDEELWKAFDREAE from the coding sequence ATGTCATTACAGTTTATAATCGGCAACTCCGGCGCCGGGAAATCGTATTACGCATACAAAAGAATTATAGAGGATTCTCTGAAACACCCGGAGAAGAATTATTATGTGATCGTGCCGGAGCAGTTTACCATGCAGACACAGAAAGCACTGGTAGAGATGCATCCGGGAAAAGGAATCCTGAATATTGATATTCTGAGTTTTGAGCGTCTTGCATACCGCGTGTTTGAAGAAACTGGCGGTGACAACCGAAAAGTTCTGGAAGATACGGGAAAGAGCATGGTGCTGCAGAAAATGGTGCAGCAGCACCGAAAAGAACTGGACTATCTTGGGAGTCAGATGAACAAACCGGGATATCTGGATGAAGTGAAATCATTGGTATCTGAATTTATGCAGTATGATATCAAAGAAGATGACCTGGAAGAAATGAAGGAGAAAGCAAAGGATCAGGCTCTGCTTGAAATGAAGTTGAAGGATGTGGGAGTCCTTTATCAGTCTTTTAAGGAATTTCTGAAGGGACATTATATGACCGGCGAAGAGGTAATGGATGTCCTGATTAAGCAGCTTCCGTTTTCAAAGAAGCTGAAAGGCGCGGAACTTCTCTTTGATGGATTTACAGGATTTACACCGATCCAGGTGAATGTAATCCGGGAACTTCTGGTCATTGCTGACCGTGTATGTGTAACTGTAACCATGGACGAACGTGAAGATGCATTTACACCTGGAAAACCGCATCAGCTTTTCTTTATGAGTAAGCAGATGATACGTACTCTTGCAGGACTTACGAAGAATCTGGATGATCCTGTTTATCTGAAGTCATCCGGAAAATCGCGTTTCTCACAGGCACCTGCCATGCAGTTTCTGGAGAAGAATATTTTCCGGTACAGAAAGGGAACTTATGAGAAAGAGCAGCAGGAGATCCAGATTTTTGCAGCAGCTTCACCGTTGGAGGAAATGCGGGAAGCTGCCAGAAGAATGGCACAGCTTGTGCGTACCTGCGGATATCGCTATGGTGAAATTGCGGTGATCACAGGAAATCTGGAGGAATATGCAAGACTTGCTTCACAGGTATTTGAAGAAGCAGATATTCCATATTTTATTGACGAGAAACATTCTGTACTTATGAACCCGTTTGTAGAGTATCTGCGTGCAGCTATGGAAATGGCAGTACAGGGCTTTCCTTATGAAAGTGTGTTCCGTTATCTGAGATGCGGGATGTCAGAAGTTACCAGAGAACAGGCGGATAAGCTGGAGAATTATGTGCTGGCACTGGGAATCCGTGGATACAGGAAATGGTCTGAGAAATGGGTTCGTGTGTACCGGGGAATGGAAGCGGATCAGATTCAGGAATTGAATGAGATCAGAGAAGTTTTTGCAGAAGAGGTAAAAGGACTGGCAGATGGATTCTGTGCAGGTAAGAAAACAGTGGAAGAGTACTGCCGTATTCTTTATGAATTTATCCTGAAAAGCAATGTCTGGCAGAAACTGAAAAAACAGGAGCAGAACTTTAAAGATACCGGTGATAAAGCTATGGAAAAGGAATATAACCAGATCTATGGTATTGTTATGGATTTACTGGACAAGATGGTTGAGATCCTTGGAAATGAGACGGTAAGCAGACAGGAATTCCGCCAGCTTCTGGAAACAGGGCTTTCTCAGGCGAAGGTTGCACTGATCCCGCCAAGTATTGATCAGGTTATGGTGGGAGATATGGAACGATCCCGGTTAAAGGACATTAAAGTACTGTTCTTCGTAGGCGTGAATGAAGGAAATATTCCAAAGAGTACACAGACAGGCGGCATTTTATCTGAACTGGACAGAGATTTTTTTAAAGAACAGGGAGTAGAATTGGCACCAGGACCGAAAGAACTGATGAATATGCAGAGGTTTTATCTATATCTGAATATGACGAAACCGAGGGAACAGCTGATTCTTTCGTTTAGTGATACCAATGCAAAAGGTGAAGGGATCAGTCCTGCATATCTGATCGGAAGTATACGCGGGTTATATCCGAAACTTGAGATTGAACGGGCTGGAGAGAGTGGCGCCGCGAGAAGTTCCGTAAGTGGTGCCGGAATGAAAAATGAAACAGGAAGCGGGAATGGAGAATATTGTTATCCGGAGAATCCTGAAGCAGGTATCAGTCTTTTTCTTGAGAAGCTTGCCGGAGAGACAGGGAAAGATCATGAAATTCTGGATCAGACAGATGCAATGTTTGGAGAACTTTACAGCTGGTACCTGCGAGATCCGAAATATCATGACAAAGTACAAAAACTGGTACAGTCTGCATTCGCGGGAAAACCTAAGGATATTATCAGCCAGAGCGTGGCAAAGGCATTATATGGAGAAATATCGCCTTACAGTGCTACGAGACTGGAACGTTTTGCAGCATGTGCATTTGCCCATTTCCTGCAGTATGGAATGAAGCTTACAGAACGTGTGGAATATGAGTTCAAAGCGATGGATATGGGAAATGTCATGCACGAAGCACTGGAAAGTTTTGCAGAAGAAGTACGAAAAAGAGGACTGAAATGGACAGAGCTGACAGAACAGGAGCGAAATGAGATTGCAGATGAGTGTCTGAATAACATTGTGGCTGACTATGGAAATACAGTGCTCAAAAGCAGTGCCAGAAATGAATATATGATCGAACGGACCAGAAGGATCCTGCGAAGGACTGTGTGGGCACTTCAGAAGCAGCTGGAACAGGGAGAATTCCAGCCGGAAGGTTTTGAAGTGACGTTCGGAGGAGGAAGGATTGACCGTGTGGATATCATGGAAGACCAGAATAAGATTTATGTAAAAGTCATTGATTATAAGACTGGCAATACATCCTTTGATCTGGTTTATCTGTATCATGGCCTGCAGCTTCAGCTGATGATCTATCTGGATGGTGCATTGAAGGTGGAACAGAAGAAATACCCGGATAAAGAGATCGTTCCAGCGGGAGTGTTTTACTATAATATCAAGGACCCGATGATCCAGGAGAAGATAGATGCGGATGTGGAAGCAGTCAGTGCAGGTCTGATGAAAGAACTGAAGATGAACGGGCTGGTACAGGCGGATGCTGAACTTGTACGCAGAATGGACAATAGTCTTGGCTCTATTCCGGTTGCATTTAACAAAGATGGAAGTTTCAGGAAGAATTCCTCTGTGGCAGACAGAGCACAGTTTACAGTGCTTGGACGGTATGTGAGGACAAAGATTGAGAAAATAAGAAGTTCCATTCTGGAAGGGGAGGCCCGGGTTTCACCTTATGAACTTGGCAAAAAGAACGCCTGCACGTATTGTCCGTATATGACGGTGTGCGGGTTTGACCGCAAACTGTCCGGATATGAATTCCGCAGACTGAAGAACTTTTCTGATGAGGAATTATGGAAAGCATTTGACAGGGAGGCAGAATAA
- a CDS encoding NAD(+) synthase, protein MRHGYIKTAAATPYITVADCNANGNEIIRLIREMEKEHVKVMVFPELCITGYTCQDLFLQRRLLDSAWETLLKIAKETADVDALIFVGTPLRNHGKLYNVAAVLNRGEIIGFVPKTHLPNYGEFYEQRHFSSGFGCLEYMDIEGKRVPFGTDLLFVCEEVPELVAAAEICEDLWVTLPPSVLHAQAGANLIVNLSASNEMVGKDSYRRNLVSGQSARLVCGYVYANAGEGESTQDLVFGGQNMIAENGTILAEGKRFKNSIVCSEIDVQRLNDERRRLTTYQLADDSDYLKVHFHLNVEETKLTRKYAQYPFVPSRKEERDMRCDEILNIQAMGLKKRMDHIHCHKATVGLSGGLDSTLALLVIARAFDLSDADRKDIHCITMPCFGTTDRTYQNACKLSECLGATLSEINIKEAVKIHFRDINHDPEVHDVTYENSQARERTQILMDSANQDGSILVGTGDLSELALGWATYNGDHMSMYGVNASVPKTLVRHLVRYYADTCGDEKLTEVLLDILDTPVSPELLPPKDGKIAQKTEDLVGPYELHDFYLYYMLRAGFEPEKIYRLACETFEGIYDKETIFKWLRTFYWRFFAQQFKRSCLPDGPKVGSVAVSPRGDLRMPSDASAKVWLEQLDQMSVK, encoded by the coding sequence ATGAGACACGGTTATATCAAAACAGCAGCCGCAACACCATATATCACAGTTGCAGACTGTAATGCAAATGGAAATGAAATCATCAGACTTATCCGCGAAATGGAAAAAGAACATGTCAAAGTTATGGTTTTTCCGGAACTTTGTATCACTGGTTACACCTGCCAGGATCTGTTCCTGCAGAGAAGGCTTCTGGACAGTGCATGGGAAACTTTGCTGAAGATTGCAAAAGAAACGGCAGATGTGGATGCCCTGATCTTTGTTGGTACTCCACTTAGAAATCATGGCAAACTGTATAATGTGGCAGCAGTCCTGAACAGAGGTGAGATCATCGGATTTGTGCCGAAGACACATCTTCCAAACTATGGAGAATTCTATGAACAGCGCCATTTTTCATCAGGATTTGGATGCCTGGAATATATGGATATCGAGGGAAAAAGAGTTCCGTTTGGAACAGATCTCCTTTTTGTATGTGAAGAGGTACCGGAACTTGTGGCAGCTGCTGAAATCTGTGAGGATCTCTGGGTAACCTTACCGCCAAGCGTTCTTCATGCACAGGCAGGAGCGAACCTGATCGTGAACCTCTCTGCAAGCAATGAAATGGTTGGTAAGGACAGTTACCGCAGAAACCTTGTTTCCGGACAGTCTGCGCGACTTGTCTGTGGATATGTTTACGCAAACGCCGGTGAAGGTGAGTCTACGCAGGATCTGGTATTTGGCGGACAGAATATGATCGCTGAGAATGGTACGATCCTTGCAGAGGGCAAGCGTTTTAAGAACAGTATTGTGTGCAGCGAGATTGATGTACAGAGACTGAATGACGAGAGAAGAAGACTGACCACTTATCAGCTGGCAGATGACAGTGATTATCTCAAAGTTCATTTCCATCTGAATGTAGAGGAAACAAAGCTTACCAGAAAATATGCGCAGTATCCTTTCGTACCGTCCAGAAAAGAAGAAAGAGATATGCGATGTGATGAGATCCTGAATATCCAGGCAATGGGACTTAAGAAACGTATGGATCATATCCACTGCCATAAAGCAACGGTAGGACTTTCCGGTGGACTGGATTCCACACTGGCTCTTCTTGTGATTGCGAGAGCATTTGATCTGTCCGATGCAGACAGAAAAGATATCCACTGTATTACCATGCCGTGTTTCGGAACCACAGACAGAACTTACCAGAATGCTTGCAAATTAAGTGAGTGCCTGGGGGCAACTTTAAGCGAAATTAATATTAAGGAAGCAGTGAAGATACATTTCAGAGATATTAATCATGACCCGGAAGTACATGATGTGACTTATGAGAACAGTCAGGCAAGGGAGAGAACACAGATCCTTATGGATAGTGCAAATCAGGATGGCTCTATTCTGGTCGGTACAGGTGATCTGTCTGAGCTGGCTCTTGGATGGGCGACTTATAATGGTGACCATATGTCCATGTATGGCGTGAATGCATCAGTGCCAAAGACTCTGGTACGTCATCTGGTTCGTTATTATGCAGATACCTGTGGTGATGAGAAACTAACAGAAGTTCTTCTTGATATTCTGGATACTCCGGTAAGCCCGGAGCTTCTGCCGCCTAAGGACGGTAAGATCGCGCAGAAGACAGAAGACCTGGTTGGTCCATATGAACTTCATGATTTTTATCTGTATTATATGCTCCGTGCAGGATTTGAGCCGGAGAAGATTTACAGACTGGCATGTGAGACATTTGAGGGCATTTATGATAAAGAAACGATCTTTAAATGGCTGAGAACTTTCTACTGGAGATTCTTTGCACAGCAGTTTAAACGTTCCTGTCTGCCGGATGGCCCGAAAGTGGGAAGTGTTGCGGTTTCACCGAGAGGTGACCTGAGAATGCCGAGTGATGCCAGTGCGAAAGTATGGCTGGAACAGCTTGACCAGATGTCAGTGAAGTAG
- the hslO gene encoding Hsp33 family molecular chaperone HslO: MNDYIIRAIAANDQIRAFAAVTTETVEEARKDHNTSPVATAALGRLLTAGAMMGTMMKGDKDILTLQIKAGGPLEGITVTADSKGRVKGYVGNPNVCIPANSKGKLDVAGAVGVGFMNVIKDMGLKEPYVGQVALQTSEIAEDLTYYFATSEQVPSAVGLGVLMNKDNTVRQAGGFIVQLMPFAEESTIAKLEENVQKITSVTSLLEEGHTPESLLEKVLDGFDMEINEKIPTEFYCNCSRDRVEKALISIGRKELNEMIQEGKPIEMNCHFCNHNYEFTVEELKEILRKCK, from the coding sequence ATGAACGATTATATTATAAGAGCGATTGCAGCAAATGACCAGATCCGTGCATTTGCTGCAGTTACAACTGAAACAGTGGAGGAAGCAAGAAAAGATCACAATACAAGTCCGGTTGCAACAGCAGCACTTGGCCGTCTGCTTACAGCAGGTGCTATGATGGGTACCATGATGAAAGGGGATAAAGATATCCTTACACTTCAGATTAAAGCGGGTGGTCCACTTGAGGGAATCACAGTAACAGCAGATTCCAAAGGTCGTGTAAAAGGATATGTAGGTAATCCTAATGTGTGTATTCCGGCAAACAGTAAAGGCAAGCTGGATGTAGCAGGTGCTGTTGGTGTTGGTTTTATGAATGTAATTAAGGACATGGGCTTAAAAGAGCCATATGTAGGACAGGTTGCACTGCAGACCAGTGAGATTGCAGAAGACCTTACTTATTATTTTGCAACAAGTGAACAGGTTCCGTCAGCAGTTGGTCTTGGTGTGCTTATGAATAAGGACAACACAGTTCGTCAGGCTGGCGGATTTATCGTACAGCTGATGCCTTTCGCAGAGGAGAGCACGATCGCAAAACTGGAAGAGAATGTACAGAAGATCACTTCTGTTACCAGTCTTCTGGAAGAGGGACATACCCCTGAGAGTCTGCTGGAGAAAGTTCTGGATGGTTTTGATATGGAGATCAATGAGAAGATCCCTACGGAGTTCTATTGCAACTGCAGCAGAGACAGAGTAGAGAAAGCCCTGATCAGTATTGGAAGAAAAGAACTCAATGAGATGATCCAGGAAGGTAAGCCGATTGAGATGAATTGTCATTTCTGTAATCACAATTATGAGTTTACTGTAGAAGAGCTGAAAGAAATCCTGCGTAAGTGTAAATAA
- a CDS encoding class I SAM-dependent DNA methyltransferase: MESYGKFASVYDMFQDNVNYREWTEYIVETLAQDEIKDGLVLELGCGTGTVTEMLAEAGYDMIGIDNSEEMLAEAMEKRVESGHNILYLLQDMQDFELYGTVRAVISVCDSMNYLTDEEDLEYVFALVNNYLDPGGLFVFDMNTIHKYRDVIGDTTIAEDREDGSFIWENSYDQEKNLNVYELALFLPREDGLYEKCEEEHVQRAYSIETIKRMIEKAGMELVAVYDAYTRNPGDENCERLTFIAREHGKSAENEYHGRIPERAGHTEE, encoded by the coding sequence ATGGAATCATATGGAAAATTTGCCAGTGTTTATGATATGTTTCAGGATAATGTGAATTATCGTGAATGGACAGAATATATTGTGGAGACATTGGCACAGGACGAAATTAAAGACGGCCTGGTGCTGGAACTTGGGTGCGGTACGGGAACTGTAACCGAGATGCTTGCAGAGGCAGGATATGATATGATCGGAATTGATAATTCTGAGGAAATGCTTGCAGAGGCGATGGAGAAGAGAGTAGAATCCGGACATAATATTCTGTACCTTTTACAGGATATGCAGGACTTTGAACTTTATGGTACAGTCCGTGCAGTGATCAGTGTCTGTGACAGTATGAATTATCTGACAGATGAAGAAGATCTGGAGTATGTTTTTGCACTGGTAAATAATTATCTTGATCCGGGTGGACTTTTTGTTTTTGATATGAACACAATTCATAAATACCGTGATGTGATCGGAGATACGACTATTGCAGAAGACAGAGAAGACGGAAGCTTCATCTGGGAGAACAGCTATGATCAGGAGAAGAACCTGAATGTGTATGAACTGGCGCTTTTTCTTCCGAGAGAAGATGGGCTGTATGAGAAATGCGAAGAAGAGCATGTGCAGCGTGCTTATTCCATCGAGACGATCAAGAGGATGATCGAAAAAGCAGGGATGGAGCTGGTTGCAGTGTATGATGCATATACACGTAATCCGGGAGATGAGAACTGCGAGCGTCTGACCTTTATTGCGAGAGAGCATGGAAAAAGTGCAGAGAATGAGTATCATGGCAGAATTCCGGAGAGAGCTGGACATACAGAAGAATAA
- a CDS encoding ABC transporter ATP-binding protein yields MSEQRRRGPMGGHGRMMSGEKAKDFKGSMAKLFRYMGRYKFRFILMFIFAVAGTVFSIVGPKILGKATTELFNGLVAKVNGTGEIDFGKIGMILLWTLGLYVLSACFSFVQGFVMSGISNDVTYNLRKDISKKINRLPLNYYESRTNGEILSRITNDVDTLQMSLNQSLTQLITSVTTLIGVFIMMLSINVWMTLAALLILPVSMFIIQTVMKHSQKYFQDQQSYLGKVNGQIEENFGGHNVVRVFNKENDVVEEFEKDNQKLYESAWKSQFFSGMMMPIMQFVGNLGYVMVALLGGVFVIKKSIEVGDIQSFFQYIRNFTQPIQQIAQVTNLLQSSAAASERVFEFLEEPEESQNEKNPVDINTLTGDVQFEHVKFGYNPDKIIINDFSADVKDGQKIAIVGPTGAGKTTMVKLLMRFYDLNGGSIKVDGYDIKDFNRSSLREMFGMVLQDTWLFSGTIMENIRYGRLDATDEEVIAAAKAAHVHNFIMQQPGGYDMVLDEETSNISQGQKQLLTIARAILANNKILILDEATSSVDTRTEVRIQKAMDNLMKGRTSFVIAHRLSTIKDADLILVMKDGDIIEQGNHKELLAKKGFYADLYNSQFENKASA; encoded by the coding sequence ATGAGCGAACAGAGAAGAAGAGGTCCTATGGGAGGACATGGACGTATGATGTCCGGCGAAAAGGCAAAAGACTTCAAGGGCTCCATGGCTAAGCTTTTCCGTTATATGGGACGATATAAATTCCGCTTTATACTGATGTTTATCTTTGCAGTAGCGGGAACTGTGTTTAGTATTGTAGGGCCTAAGATTTTAGGTAAGGCGACCACAGAGCTGTTTAACGGCCTGGTTGCCAAGGTAAACGGAACCGGTGAAATTGACTTCGGAAAGATCGGGATGATCCTGTTATGGACACTTGGATTATATGTGTTAAGTGCATGCTTTTCCTTTGTACAGGGATTTGTAATGTCCGGGATCTCCAATGATGTTACCTATAATCTGAGAAAAGATATTTCAAAGAAAATCAACAGACTGCCTCTGAATTATTATGAGAGCAGAACAAACGGAGAGATCCTCTCCCGTATCACCAATGATGTGGACACTCTGCAGATGAGTCTGAACCAGAGTCTGACGCAGCTGATCACATCAGTGACAACTCTGATCGGTGTATTTATTATGATGCTTTCCATTAACGTGTGGATGACTTTGGCAGCACTTCTGATCCTGCCGGTTTCCATGTTCATCATCCAGACTGTCATGAAGCATTCCCAGAAATACTTCCAGGATCAGCAGAGCTATCTGGGTAAAGTAAACGGTCAGATCGAAGAAAACTTCGGTGGTCATAATGTGGTCCGGGTTTTCAACAAAGAGAATGATGTAGTAGAAGAATTTGAGAAAGACAATCAGAAGCTTTATGAATCTGCATGGAAATCTCAGTTCTTCTCAGGAATGATGATGCCGATCATGCAGTTTGTAGGTAACCTTGGATATGTAATGGTAGCTCTCTTAGGCGGCGTGTTTGTAATCAAAAAAAGTATTGAAGTCGGTGATATCCAGTCCTTCTTCCAGTACATCCGTAACTTTACACAGCCAATCCAGCAGATCGCACAGGTTACAAACCTGTTACAGTCCTCAGCAGCAGCTTCCGAACGAGTATTTGAATTCCTGGAGGAGCCGGAAGAGAGCCAGAATGAAAAGAATCCTGTAGATATTAATACTCTTACAGGAGATGTACAGTTTGAACATGTAAAATTCGGTTACAATCCGGATAAGATCATTATCAATGACTTCTCAGCAGATGTGAAGGATGGCCAGAAGATTGCCATTGTAGGTCCCACAGGTGCAGGAAAGACAACTATGGTGAAACTGCTTATGAGATTCTATGATCTCAATGGCGGAAGTATTAAGGTAGATGGTTACGACATCAAAGACTTTAACAGAAGCAGTCTGAGAGAGATGTTTGGAATGGTGCTTCAGGATACCTGGCTGTTCTCAGGAACCATTATGGAAAATATCCGTTACGGACGTCTGGATGCTACAGATGAAGAGGTGATCGCAGCAGCAAAAGCAGCCCATGTGCACAACTTTATCATGCAGCAGCCGGGCGGCTATGACATGGTTCTGGATGAAGAAACCAGTAATATTTCCCAGGGACAGAAACAGCTTCTCACTATTGCCAGGGCAATCCTTGCCAATAATAAGATCCTGATCCTGGATGAGGCAACCTCCTCTGTAGATACCAGAACCGAAGTGCGTATCCAGAAAGCCATGGACAATCTGATGAAGGGCAGAACAAGCTTTGTAATTGCACACAGACTTTCTACCATCAAGGATGCAGATCTGATCCTGGTTATGAAAGACGGTGACATTATCGAGCAGGGAAATCATAAGGAACTGCTTGCGAAGAAAGGCTTTTATGCTGATCTGTATAACAGCCAGTTTGAGAATAAGGCGAGTGCATAA